The Toxorhynchites rutilus septentrionalis strain SRP chromosome 3, ASM2978413v1, whole genome shotgun sequence genome includes a region encoding these proteins:
- the LOC129778384 gene encoding UDP-glucosyltransferase 2, which yields MRPCGHSLWVLLALLSLCSAADILMITMGGTKSHKIPFWELAKGLIPRGHNITFVSGFPPDFSLNGLQEITPSGLVEYIRNYTNWDLLGARMRGDLPLSVWDIFRYSWQACDATLEDKEATDLLGRKFDLLILDGAYPECALGLAYRLGAPYMYINTVGFYTGTMAMAGNPAPYSVTPVFFRALTDDMNFYQRLMNTIFTIAIQSIYVPSVTVTQAIVRRHLGSDIPHVWDLSRNVSFILQNGHATVSYPRPNLPNIAEIACIHCKPAGPLPKDLEDFIAGAGESGFIYVSMGSSVKAANMPDHLRRLLVQTFARLPYRVLWKYESSSLMLKDLPPNVKLGRWLPQQDILGHRKLRAFVTHGGLLSMFETVYHGVPVVTMPVFCDHDSNAAKAETDGYALMLDLEKLTSEQLVRAIHRVIHDPKYRNEAKRRQMLLKDQRTTPLETAIYWTEYVLRHNGAYHLQTPARNLSFFTYYGLDVICFFLTAGYLLQLAIRRILRSQIIQLTKLKIH from the exons ATGCGACCTTGCGGGCACTCGTTATGGGTGCTTTTAGCACTATTATCGCTGTGCTCCGCAGCGGACATTCTGATGATCACGATGGGAGGCACCAAATCGCACAAAATTCCTTTCTGGGAGTTAGCCAAAGGACTGATACCGAG ggGGCACAACATCACCTTCGTGAGTGGATTTCCTCCCGATTTCTCACTCAATGGATTACAGGAGATTACTCCCTCCGGATTGGTCGAGTACATCCGTAACTACACCAACTGGGACTTGCTGGGAGCTCGGATGCGCGGAGATTTGCCCCTCTCGGTGTGGGATATCTTCCGCTATTCATGGCAG GCATGCGATGCAACGCTGGAGGACAAGGAAGCAACTGATCTGCTGGGAAGAAAATTTGATCTACTCATCCTAGACGGAGCATATCCAGAGTGTGCCCTGGGACTAGCCTACCGCCTGGGAGCCCCGTACATGTACATCAACACCGTTGGCTTCTACACGGGAACAATGGCTATGGCGGGGAATCCTGCTCCCTACTCGGTGACACCCGTCTTCTTCCGCGCCCTGACCGATGACATGAACTTCTACCAGCGTTTGATGAACACGATATTCACCATTGCCATTCAGTCAATATATGTG CCCAGCGTTACGGTCACGCAGGCAATCGTACGGCGCCACCTTGGTTCGGACATTCCCCACGTGTGGGACCTCTCGCGGAATGTGAGCTTTATTCTGCAGAATGGCCATGCCACCGTAAGTTATCCGCGGCCAAACCTACCGAATATCGCTGAAATAGCCTGTATACACTGCAAACCTGCTGGGCCGCTTCCGAAGGATTTGGAGGATTTCATTGCGGGCGCGGGAGAGTCCGGCTTCATCTACGTATCGATGGGATCATCCGTGAAGGCTGCCAATATGCCGGATCATTTGCGCCGGCTGCTGGTACAAACATTTGCCCGTCTTCCGTACCGGGTGCTCTGGAAGTACGAGTCTAGCTCGCTGATGCTGAAGGACTTACCGCCCAATGTTAAACTTGGCCGGTGGTTGCCCCAGCAAGACATTTTAGGTCACCGGAAATTGCGTGCATTTGTTACGCACGGAGGACTACTGAGTATGTTCGAGACGGTTTATCATGGTGTGCCGGTGGTAACGATGCCCGTATTTTGCGACCATGACTCTAACGCTGCCAAAGCGGAAACCGACGGATATGCGCTAATGCTGGATCTGGAGAAGCTGACCAGCGAGCAGCTGGTTCGGGCCATTCACCGGGTGATCCATGATCCGAAGTACCGGAACGAGGCGAA ACGTCGGCAAATGCTGCTGAAGGACCAAAGAACGACTCCACTGGAGACGGCCATCTACTGGACGGAATATGTGCTGCGGCACAATGGGGCATACCATCTCCAGACGCCTGCAAGAAATTTAAG